CTGTTGCGCCACCTTTGGGCAACCGACGGCTGCATAAGTTGCCGTGCCCCTGGATCGAAAGGCGCCGCCCGCGTCTACTTCAGCACCGCAAGCGAGGGGCTTGCGCTCGACGTGGCTGCGTTATTGTTGCGGCTGGGGATTGTCGCAAGGATCCACTGCGTCAGGAAGTCGGGATACAGGCGGGTGTTCAATGTGGATGTTTCCGGAGCGGGCCAGCAGGCCGGCTTCCTCGACAAGGTGGGCGCCTTCGGTCCTCGCTCCTTGCCCGCGCAGCGGCTTCGCCATGAATTGGAGACGGTGGTTCCGAATACGAACGCGGATACTTTACCGCGCGAGGTGTTCCTCCAGGTGAAGGCGACGATGCAGGAGCGGGGGATATCTCAACGCACCATGGCAGCCATGAGGGGAACATCCTACGGGGGAAACGCCCACTTTTCCTTCGCTCCATCGCGGGACGTGTTGCTGGGATACGCAGAGATCCTTGAAGACGATGGCCTCCGGCGCTGGGCGGAAAGCGAACTGTTTTGGGACCGCGTCGTCGATATCCGGCCGGACGGCATGGAGGAGGTGTTCGACCTCACCGTCCCGGGACCCGCATCGTGGCTGGCCGACGGCATCGTGAGCCATAATTCCGGGGCGATCGAGCAGGACAGCGACCAGATCCTGTTCGTCTACCGCGAGGAGATGTACAGCAAGGAGAAGACGCCGCAGGAGGAGAAGGGGATCGCGGAGATCATCGTCGGGAAGAACCGCAGCGGCCCCATCAAGGACATCAAGCTCGCTTTCCTTTCCCAGTTCACCCGGTTCGAGAACCTGGCGCGCGACTACGAGTGACCGGGCCGGGCCTGCCTACCTCTCAGGCGTTCGGCCTGCCGAGTATGCGCAGGATCTTCGGGACCGTCTCCTGCGCGGCGCGCTCCCCCTCGAGGATCGCTTCGTGTCTCTTCGTGAAGTCGCCCGCGAAGATGTGCCCCACCTGCGGGCGGATCACGACGTCCGCCCGGGAATCCTGGTCCTCCGCGATCTTGGCGTACATGATGCTGCCCGCCTGGATGACGATGTCGAGGATCCCCTCCGGGACGGAGCCGTCGACCCCCGCGCAG
This genomic window from Thermodesulfobacteriota bacterium contains:
- a CDS encoding patatin-like phospholipase family protein; translated protein: IPFHTVATDIRTGRERIFSRGSAGAAVRASCSIPGIFQPAKIDGESYVDGGIVSPVAVDAARLLGADVVVAVDICAGVDGSVPEGILDIVIQAGSIMYAKIAEDQDSRADVVIRPQVGHIFAGDFTKRHEAILEGERAAQETVPKILRILGRPNA